The following proteins come from a genomic window of Chryseobacterium glaciei:
- the aspS gene encoding aspartate--tRNA ligase, with protein MFRSHTNGELSLKNLNEEVTLSGWVQTIRDKGFMIWIDLRDRYGITQLVFDQDRSSVELMENAKKLGREFVIQVTGKVIERVSKNPNIPTGEIEILVEKLEVLNESQLPPFTIEDETDGGEELRMKYRYLDIRRAPVRDKLIFRHKMAQKVRNYLSDEGFIEVETPVLIKSTPEGARDFVVPSRMNPGQFYALPQSPQTFKQLLMVGGMDKYFQIVKCFRDEDLRADRQPEFTQIDCEMAFVEQEDVMNVFEGMTKTLIKDITGQEFGTFPRMTFADAMQKYGNDKPDIRFGMEFVELNELVKGKDFKIFDDAELVVGINVEGCADYTRKQIDELVDWVKRPQIGASGMVWAKFQNDGVKTSSVNKFYNEEDLAKIIEKFGAKEGDLMLILSGNEYKVRTQLSALRMELGNRLGLRKGDVFAPLWVVDFPLLEFDEESGRYHAMHHPFTSPKPEDIHLLETDPGKARANAYDMVLNGNEIGGGSIRIFDRDLQSKMFDLLGFSKEEAEAQFGFLMNAFKYGAPPHGGLAFGFDRLVAILDGNEVIRDYIAFPKNNSGRDVMIDAPAAIADAQLDELELQLNLKA; from the coding sequence ATGTTTCGATCGCACACAAACGGAGAATTATCTCTGAAAAATCTTAATGAAGAAGTTACACTGTCAGGATGGGTACAAACCATTCGTGATAAAGGATTTATGATTTGGATAGATCTTCGAGATCGTTACGGAATTACTCAGTTGGTTTTCGATCAGGACCGTTCTTCAGTCGAATTGATGGAAAATGCAAAAAAATTGGGACGTGAATTCGTGATTCAGGTTACGGGAAAAGTAATCGAAAGAGTAAGCAAAAACCCCAATATTCCAACAGGAGAAATTGAAATTTTAGTTGAAAAATTAGAAGTGCTTAATGAATCTCAGCTTCCGCCTTTCACGATTGAAGATGAAACGGACGGTGGTGAAGAATTAAGAATGAAATACCGTTATCTGGACATCAGAAGAGCTCCGGTAAGAGATAAATTGATCTTCCGTCACAAAATGGCGCAAAAGGTTAGAAATTATCTTTCAGACGAAGGATTTATCGAGGTTGAAACTCCGGTTTTAATCAAATCTACTCCGGAAGGAGCGAGAGACTTCGTTGTACCAAGCAGAATGAATCCGGGACAGTTTTATGCATTGCCACAGTCACCACAGACTTTCAAACAATTATTGATGGTAGGTGGAATGGATAAATATTTCCAGATCGTTAAATGTTTCCGTGATGAGGATTTAAGAGCCGACAGACAGCCCGAATTTACACAAATCGACTGCGAAATGGCTTTTGTAGAACAGGAAGACGTAATGAATGTTTTTGAAGGAATGACGAAAACGTTGATCAAAGACATTACAGGTCAGGAATTCGGAACTTTCCCAAGAATGACGTTCGCCGATGCAATGCAGAAATATGGAAACGACAAACCGGATATCCGTTTCGGAATGGAATTCGTTGAATTGAATGAATTAGTAAAAGGAAAAGATTTCAAAATATTTGATGATGCCGAATTGGTTGTCGGAATCAATGTTGAAGGATGTGCAGATTATACAAGAAAACAAATTGATGAGCTTGTTGACTGGGTAAAAAGACCACAAATCGGAGCTTCAGGAATGGTTTGGGCTAAATTCCAGAATGATGGTGTAAAAACTTCTTCTGTAAATAAATTCTATAATGAGGAAGATTTAGCGAAAATTATCGAGAAATTCGGAGCAAAAGAAGGAGATTTAATGTTGATTCTTTCAGGAAACGAGTACAAAGTAAGAACTCAACTTTCTGCGTTGAGAATGGAGCTTGGAAACCGTTTAGGATTAAGAAAAGGCGACGTTTTCGCACCACTTTGGGTTGTTGACTTCCCGTTATTGGAATTTGACGAAGAAAGCGGACGTTACCACGCGATGCACCACCCTTTCACCTCTCCAAAACCGGAAGATATCCACTTATTGGAAACAGATCCAGGAAAAGCAAGAGCCAACGCATACGATATGGTATTGAATGGAAATGAAATCGGTGGAGGTTCTATTAGAATTTTTGATAGAGATCTTCAATCTAAAATGTTTGATTTGTTAGGATTCTCGAAAGAAGAAGCAGAAGCTCAGTTTGGATTCTTAATGAACGCCTTCAAATACGGAGCACCGCCTCACGGTGGTTTGGCTTTCGGGTTTGACCGTTTGGTTGCTATTCTTGACGGAAATGAAGTGATCAGAGATTATATCGCATTCCCTAAGAATAACTCAGGGCGTGATGTGA
- a CDS encoding ankyrin repeat domain-containing protein yields MKKIISTLLVFGISIFANLLFAQQISREQKVAFQTDNIETLKKSFAKEDYNKCFGAKETSYNLLSFSVKHDKKNVFNYLLSNNVDVNKACDNQTPLMIAAKYGRADLAKALLKKGATKTLKNDKGQTAKDYSVEYKQPALTEILK; encoded by the coding sequence ATGAAAAAAATAATCTCTACTTTATTAGTATTCGGAATCTCGATATTTGCCAACCTATTATTTGCACAACAGATTTCAAGGGAACAAAAGGTTGCTTTTCAGACTGACAATATAGAAACACTGAAAAAAAGCTTCGCCAAAGAAGATTACAACAAGTGTTTCGGAGCTAAAGAAACTTCATACAATCTGCTTTCTTTTAGTGTAAAACATGATAAGAAAAATGTTTTTAATTATTTACTGTCCAACAACGTAGACGTTAATAAAGCGTGTGATAATCAAACACCATTGATGATCGCTGCAAAATACGGAAGAGCAGATCTTGCAAAAGCATTGCTGAAAAAAGGAGCAACAAAAACTTTAAAAAATGACAAAGGACAAACGGCTAAAGATTATTCTGTAGAATACAAACAGCCTGCTCTTACAGAAATTTTAAAATAG
- a CDS encoding sigma-70 family RNA polymerase sigma factor, which translates to MEKNDYLNPEQWVDEFSDFLFAFAVKRVNCREDAEDIIQETFLSAYKGLKQFEGKASVKTWLTSILKNKIIDYYRQKSNSKGYDDYFSETEESFGNAFFNENNYGRWKPKIHKNYISENADQYILSKEFHEILEYCLQKLPPKLKPVFIAKYMMDDDAKKICKELNITSSNYWVLLFRSKTLLRSCLEKKEIKPYV; encoded by the coding sequence ATGGAAAAAAATGATTACCTAAATCCGGAGCAGTGGGTAGACGAATTTTCAGATTTTCTGTTTGCTTTTGCTGTTAAAAGAGTGAATTGTAGAGAAGATGCCGAAGATATTATACAGGAAACTTTCCTTTCAGCATATAAAGGTCTTAAACAATTTGAAGGTAAAGCTTCTGTGAAAACCTGGCTCACAAGTATTTTAAAAAATAAAATCATAGATTATTACAGGCAAAAAAGTAATTCTAAAGGCTATGACGATTATTTTTCTGAAACAGAAGAGTCATTTGGGAATGCTTTTTTCAATGAAAATAATTACGGAAGGTGGAAACCTAAAATCCACAAAAATTATATTTCAGAAAATGCGGATCAATATATTTTAAGCAAAGAATTTCATGAAATTTTAGAATATTGTCTGCAAAAATTACCTCCAAAATTAAAACCCGTTTTTATTGCAAAATATATGATGGATGATGATGCTAAAAAAATTTGTAAGGAATTAAATATTACTTCGTCAAATTATTGGGTGCTTCTTTTTAGGTCTAAAACACTTTTAAGAAGCTGCCTCGAGAAAAAAGAAATAAAACCTTACGTATGA
- a CDS encoding YHS domain-containing (seleno)protein — translation MKFLMLIFFFLGSLTFAQTGKNINRKKDITNSGYDVVSYFSGKPQRGSAEFSVQYQGVSYYFINKANKTVFQQNPDKYIPQYGGYCAYAMGDEGEKVTINPETYKIVNGKLYLFYNKFFKNTLISWNKDEVNLNRKADKNWQNTVQK, via the coding sequence ATGAAATTTTTAATGCTCATTTTTTTCTTTTTAGGAAGTTTGACGTTTGCTCAAACCGGAAAAAATATTAACCGCAAAAAGGATATAACCAATTCGGGATATGATGTGGTGAGTTATTTTTCAGGAAAACCTCAGAGAGGATCTGCGGAATTTTCTGTACAATATCAAGGCGTAAGCTATTATTTTATAAACAAAGCAAATAAAACTGTATTTCAGCAAAATCCGGATAAATATATTCCTCAATATGGTGGCTACTGCGCTTATGCGATGGGTGATGAAGGTGAAAAAGTAACTATAAATCCCGAAACATATAAGATTGTTAATGGAAAACTATATCTTTTTTATAATAAATTTTTTAAAAATACATTGATCAGTTGGAATAAAGATGAAGTAAATCTTAATAGAAAAGCGGATAAAAACTGGCAAAATACAGTTCAAAAATAA
- a CDS encoding ATP-grasp domain-containing protein, which translates to MENEVLFKLRYRWYRVTHWEFWPMWTIYLPCIFYYIWISIKCRSVGFFKAVNPSMIHGGMTLEDKNYVNQLIPQKFRAKSFFVKENIEAENVLDIIKQNHLSYPVILKPNNGCRGRNVEIIENETHLHSYLKIFGNEDLLLEEYVDLRKEIGVFYIRFPNSEKGFISGVVEKKGVEVVGDGKQTLAELIKYNFRYHKFYPQVFQNTTFNENYIPEKDERVLLSSIGNHARGATFYDSSYKISDKLEDLFNEICSSMDGFYYGRFDVKFNSWRDLENGENFKIIELNGAASEPTFIYDPENFYLFAITEIMRHWDYMYQIAKINKEKGHRFTGREECWSLFKEYNPFSI; encoded by the coding sequence TTGGAAAATGAAGTTTTATTTAAATTACGGTACAGATGGTACAGAGTAACGCATTGGGAATTTTGGCCGATGTGGACAATCTATCTACCTTGCATTTTTTATTATATCTGGATTAGTATTAAATGCAGATCGGTTGGTTTTTTCAAAGCAGTAAATCCGTCAATGATTCATGGTGGAATGACGCTTGAAGATAAAAACTATGTGAATCAACTTATTCCTCAAAAGTTTAGAGCAAAATCTTTTTTCGTTAAAGAAAATATTGAAGCGGAAAACGTTTTAGATATTATTAAACAAAATCATTTGAGTTATCCCGTTATTTTAAAACCCAATAACGGTTGTAGAGGACGAAATGTTGAGATAATTGAAAATGAAACTCATCTTCATAGTTATTTGAAAATTTTTGGGAACGAAGATCTTTTACTGGAAGAATATGTTGATTTACGAAAAGAAATAGGAGTGTTCTATATTAGATTTCCAAATTCTGAGAAAGGCTTCATCAGTGGAGTTGTTGAGAAAAAAGGAGTTGAAGTTGTCGGTGACGGAAAACAGACTTTAGCTGAGTTGATCAAATATAATTTCAGATATCATAAATTTTATCCACAGGTTTTTCAGAACACAACTTTTAATGAAAATTATATTCCGGAGAAAGATGAAAGAGTACTTCTCAGCAGTATCGGAAATCATGCAAGAGGAGCAACTTTTTACGATAGTTCTTATAAAATTTCAGATAAATTGGAGGATTTGTTTAATGAAATATGTTCAAGCATGGACGGATTTTACTACGGCCGATTTGATGTTAAGTTCAATTCCTGGCGAGACCTTGAAAACGGCGAAAATTTTAAAATAATTGAATTAAATGGTGCCGCTTCCGAGCCAACTTTTATTTACGACCCTGAAAATTTTTATCTTTTTGCTATTACAGAAATTATGAGACATTGGGATTATATGTATCAAATTGCAAAAATTAATAAAGAAAAAGGACATCGTTTTACAGGTAGAGAAGAATGTTGGAGTCTTTTCAAAGAATATAATCCTTTTTCGATTTAA
- a CDS encoding MATE family efflux transporter, with product MTKYIDFIKKAFSSESVDYTKISIRSAVLLLAIPMMLEMAMESVFALVDLYFVGHLKESGFAIQTVGLTESVLSIMYSIAIGMSMAATALVARRIGEKNPEKASQSAAQVILVSFVITFILSLVGVIYAEEILILMGSKPEAAAYGKDFTRIMMGSSVVIMLLFLINGIFRGAGNAAIAMKSLWIANIANIILCPVLIKGFGPIHAMGLTGAALATTIGRSIGVIYQLYHLLVADTEIRIKLNYFKPDFKLIKSTVKIATPGIFQFVIASCSWIFLAKLVATTGEENASAGYQTALRLMMFFMLPAWGLSNAASTLVGQNMGANEMLRAEQSVMKTVKYNVIFMVIVSLLFFLLGDFLVGFFTKEIEIKNYATNALHIMSVGFIFYGIGMVMINAFNGAGDTWTPTWINFFGFWMFQIPLAYFLSEHLGMGPKGVFISIPTAETLITIVAFILFKKGKWKTVKV from the coding sequence ATGACAAAATATATAGATTTCATCAAAAAAGCATTCAGTAGCGAGAGTGTAGATTATACCAAAATCAGCATTAGAAGTGCGGTTCTTCTTTTGGCGATTCCGATGATGCTGGAAATGGCAATGGAATCTGTTTTTGCCTTGGTGGATCTGTATTTTGTAGGTCATCTTAAAGAAAGTGGATTTGCAATACAAACGGTTGGGCTCACAGAATCTGTACTTTCGATCATGTATTCTATCGCGATCGGAATGAGTATGGCTGCAACAGCATTGGTTGCAAGAAGAATTGGCGAGAAAAACCCTGAAAAAGCTTCCCAAAGCGCTGCGCAGGTAATTTTGGTGTCATTTGTCATTACTTTTATTTTAAGTTTAGTTGGAGTTATTTATGCTGAAGAAATTTTAATTCTGATGGGGTCAAAGCCTGAAGCAGCAGCTTATGGTAAAGATTTTACAAGAATTATGATGGGAAGCAGTGTGGTCATTATGCTTTTGTTTTTAATCAACGGAATTTTCCGAGGAGCAGGAAATGCAGCTATTGCGATGAAAAGTCTTTGGATTGCCAACATTGCCAATATTATTCTTTGTCCGGTTTTAATTAAAGGTTTTGGACCGATCCATGCAATGGGATTAACAGGTGCTGCCCTTGCTACTACGATAGGAAGAAGTATCGGAGTTATTTATCAATTATATCACCTTTTGGTTGCTGATACGGAGATTAGGATTAAATTAAATTATTTTAAACCTGATTTTAAACTAATTAAATCAACTGTAAAAATTGCAACGCCGGGAATTTTTCAATTTGTCATTGCATCTTGCAGTTGGATATTTTTAGCAAAATTAGTGGCAACGACTGGAGAAGAAAATGCTTCGGCAGGTTATCAGACGGCGCTTAGATTAATGATGTTTTTCATGCTTCCGGCTTGGGGATTGAGCAATGCTGCATCAACTTTGGTGGGTCAAAATATGGGTGCGAATGAAATGTTGAGAGCAGAACAATCTGTCATGAAAACCGTGAAATATAATGTCATTTTCATGGTTATTGTGAGTTTGCTTTTCTTCTTGTTGGGAGATTTTCTGGTAGGATTTTTCACAAAAGAAATAGAAATTAAAAATTATGCAACAAACGCTTTACACATCATGAGTGTAGGGTTTATTTTCTACGGAATCGGTATGGTGATGATTAATGCTTTTAATGGAGCGGGAGATACGTGGACACCGACCTGGATTAATTTTTTCGGATTTTGGATGTTCCAGATTCCGTTGGCGTATTTTCTTTCAGAACATTTGGGAATGGGGCCAAAAGGAGTTTTTATTTCTATTCCAACAGCAGAAACGTTAATAACAATCGTTGCTTTTATTTTGTTTAAAAAAGGAAAATGGAAGACAGTTAAAGTTTGA
- a CDS encoding 30S ribosomal protein THX — protein sequence MGKGDKKSRRGKINNGSYGKRRLRKASKQITPSEEKSK from the coding sequence ATGGGAAAAGGAGACAAGAAATCAAGAAGAGGAAAAATCAATAACGGAAGTTATGGTAAAAGAAGGCTAAGAAAGGCTTCAAAACAGATTACACCTTCAGAAGAAAAATCTAAATAA
- a CDS encoding DUF937 domain-containing protein: MSLIDLLTGNTGNEVAQQAENKFGISKNQIIALLAVAAPLVISYLRNKSQDAKEAEALNNALDKDHDGSILNDSSQLEARQAEGGSILSHIFGGDKQNVENQLSQNTGISIDKIGPILAMLAPVIMGYIGKEKQQSNVGAGGLGDLLGGILGNASNQAQTQGSSPLNDILGSVLGGGQSQSSGNPLNDILGSVLGGGGNQQKQQGGGGLGDILGGLFGK, encoded by the coding sequence ATGAGTTTAATCGACCTACTTACAGGTAACACGGGCAACGAAGTTGCACAACAAGCTGAGAATAAATTTGGCATCAGCAAGAACCAAATTATCGCTTTATTGGCTGTAGCAGCGCCGTTGGTTATTTCGTATCTTAGAAATAAATCTCAAGATGCTAAAGAAGCGGAAGCATTGAATAATGCTTTAGACAAAGATCACGACGGAAGTATTCTTAATGATTCTTCACAGCTTGAAGCAAGACAGGCAGAAGGAGGTTCAATTCTAAGTCACATTTTCGGAGGTGACAAACAAAATGTAGAGAACCAGTTATCACAGAACACAGGAATTTCGATTGATAAAATTGGACCTATTTTGGCAATGTTGGCTCCAGTTATCATGGGTTATATTGGAAAAGAGAAACAACAGAGCAATGTTGGCGCAGGAGGTTTGGGAGATCTTTTGGGAGGTATTTTAGGAAATGCTTCAAATCAGGCTCAGACTCAAGGTTCAAGTCCATTGAATGACATTTTAGGAAGTGTTCTTGGTGGCGGACAATCTCAATCTTCAGGAAATCCTTTAAATGATATTTTAGGAAGCGTTCTTGGAGGTGGTGGAAACCAACAGAAACAACAAGGCGGTGGCGGATTGGGAGATATCCTTGGCGGCCTTTTCGGAAAATAA
- a CDS encoding DUF2480 family protein, whose amino-acid sequence MSEEFEIRNKVAESGLINFDLATLVPKGVRKGIDLKDFLFMEMILKEKDFREKVALINTEEYEDTYIYIYNSADAIVPLWAYFVLTAKLTGVAKKIVFGNHEDLEVILMHNAVQTYDFEEMRGKRVLVKGCSDKEIPENAYIELVEQLQPIVKSLMFGEACSNVPILKN is encoded by the coding sequence ATGTCAGAAGAATTTGAAATCAGAAATAAAGTTGCAGAGAGTGGTCTTATAAATTTTGATCTTGCTACCCTTGTTCCGAAAGGTGTAAGAAAAGGCATTGATCTTAAAGATTTTCTTTTCATGGAAATGATATTGAAAGAAAAAGATTTTCGTGAAAAAGTTGCATTAATCAATACAGAAGAATATGAGGACACTTATATTTACATTTATAATTCAGCGGATGCAATCGTTCCTCTTTGGGCGTATTTTGTATTAACAGCGAAACTTACAGGTGTCGCAAAAAAGATTGTTTTTGGAAATCATGAGGATCTTGAAGTTATTTTAATGCACAACGCCGTTCAGACTTACGACTTCGAGGAAATGAGAGGAAAAAGGGTTTTGGTAAAAGGTTGTTCTGATAAAGAAATACCCGAAAATGCTTATATAGAACTGGTAGAACAATTACAGCCAATTGTAAAATCTTTGATGTTTGGGGAAGCATGTTCAAATGTTCCTATTTTAAAAAATTAA
- the lpxB gene encoding lipid-A-disaccharide synthase, whose protein sequence is MKYYIIAGEASGDLHGSNLMKSLKKKDPNAEFRFWGGDLMKEQGGTLVKHYRDLAFMGFLEVAMNLRTILNNIKICKEDIKAHRPDVLILVDYPGFNLRIAKFAKELGIKVIYYISPQLWAWKEGRVEIIKKYVDEMMVILPFEEDFYKKHGVHSHFVGHPLLDAISSLKEIRTDDFKKEHGLNEKEIIALLPGSRKQEVEKMLEIMLSVRPHFKNYQFVIAGAPSLPKEFYQKYVDDNVHFVSNKTYDLLRCSKAALVTSGTATLETALLNVPEVVCYRGSKISYAIAKRLVKNIKYISLVNLIMDREVVKELIQNDLNTKSLVEELNKVLEGEKRTQLLKDYELLREKLGGSGASDHAADVILKV, encoded by the coding sequence ATGAAATATTATATTATCGCAGGAGAGGCGTCCGGAGATTTACACGGAAGTAATTTAATGAAGTCTTTAAAAAAGAAAGATCCCAACGCAGAATTTCGTTTCTGGGGAGGTGATTTGATGAAAGAGCAGGGCGGAACATTGGTGAAACATTACCGTGATCTTGCATTCATGGGCTTTTTGGAGGTTGCGATGAACCTTAGAACGATCCTGAATAATATTAAAATTTGTAAAGAAGATATTAAAGCTCATCGCCCAGATGTTTTAATTTTAGTTGATTATCCCGGCTTTAATTTAAGAATAGCAAAATTTGCAAAGGAACTTGGAATCAAAGTTATCTATTATATTTCTCCACAGCTTTGGGCTTGGAAAGAGGGTAGAGTTGAGATCATCAAAAAATATGTTGATGAAATGATGGTGATTCTTCCATTCGAGGAAGATTTCTACAAAAAACATGGAGTTCATTCTCATTTTGTGGGACATCCGTTGTTGGATGCCATTTCGAGTTTAAAAGAAATTAGGACTGATGATTTCAAAAAAGAGCACGGCTTAAATGAAAAAGAAATCATCGCACTTTTACCGGGTTCTCGAAAACAGGAAGTTGAGAAAATGCTTGAAATAATGCTTTCCGTTCGACCTCATTTTAAAAATTATCAATTCGTAATTGCCGGTGCTCCAAGTCTTCCGAAAGAATTTTATCAAAAATATGTTGACGATAACGTTCATTTTGTTTCGAATAAAACATATGATTTATTAAGATGTTCAAAAGCCGCTTTGGTAACGTCCGGAACAGCAACTTTAGAAACCGCTTTGTTGAATGTTCCTGAAGTAGTTTGTTATCGCGGAAGTAAAATTTCTTACGCGATTGCAAAAAGATTGGTGAAAAATATCAAGTATATTTCTTTGGTTAATTTGATTATGGATAGGGAAGTCGTAAAAGAATTAATTCAAAACGATTTGAATACTAAAAGTCTTGTTGAAGAATTAAACAAAGTTTTGGAAGGGGAGAAAAGAACCCAACTTTTAAAAGATTACGAATTATTAAGAGAAAAGCTTGGCGGAAGCGGAGCAAGCGATCACGCAGCAGATGTGATTTTAAAAGTTTAA
- a CDS encoding ComEC/Rec2 family competence protein: MNKQPLLILVICFILGIFLQDRFPLDETAVFLIIGICLLILISTFFKSYFLFKLKPYALGLMFFGVGISLHFFNGFSSEKTINSQNETIVFKISKKLNSTEKYKKYEVVAQLQKEDFNSILFIPRINEELDFKHYYKAKVYVTQPESPQYNFQFDYAKYLQRKNIDRQCYLSDEFSSAVRNDLSWNEKILQKRLEVLQNIDQSKMSPQSREFLKGIILADRTEIDSEVAQDFNKSGLVHFLAISGTHIVVIFGLFYFLCMYFLPLKWRKYVIILSLIFIWLFAAFIGFGNSVLRSCIMLTVYFIYVLLQRKPDLLHSLALSAFIILILDTQQIFDVGFQLSFTAVLGIFWLNQPILKYFPKQDNYLKKILFNTISISVSAQLATLPLVLYYFHQFSFISILANFIIVPFSEVIIVFSFFMTALIAFKIDFGLINIVYDFTIKILLKSIHWFADFDSLFFENIPMNLVEVFSLFVIVYLLRFAILKFNYKNSGRLIIAVFAFLMVRISCNTIEYQKEEILLHDFYKHKVFSVKKGNEVCFWVENNSNVDKITKYIINPYKSSRRLRATEVKFFPTLTQKVVYKGKVYNIN; the protein is encoded by the coding sequence TTGAATAAACAACCGCTCTTGATTCTGGTGATCTGTTTTATTCTTGGGATTTTTCTCCAAGATCGATTTCCTTTGGATGAAACTGCCGTTTTTTTAATAATAGGTATTTGCTTACTTATTTTAATTTCTACCTTTTTTAAATCTTATTTTTTATTTAAGCTAAAGCCTTATGCATTGGGTTTGATGTTTTTTGGAGTCGGGATTTCTCTTCATTTTTTTAACGGATTTTCTTCTGAAAAAACGATTAATTCTCAAAATGAAACCATCGTTTTTAAGATTTCTAAAAAACTAAATTCTACAGAGAAATATAAAAAATATGAAGTAGTTGCTCAATTGCAAAAAGAAGATTTCAATTCTATTTTATTTATTCCAAGAATTAATGAAGAGCTTGATTTTAAGCATTATTACAAAGCTAAAGTATATGTAACTCAGCCAGAATCTCCTCAATATAATTTTCAGTTTGACTACGCCAAATATTTACAGCGAAAAAATATTGACCGTCAATGTTATTTATCTGATGAATTTTCTTCTGCTGTAAGAAATGATTTAAGCTGGAATGAAAAAATCCTCCAGAAAAGGCTTGAAGTTCTCCAAAATATTGATCAATCTAAAATGTCACCGCAAAGCCGGGAGTTTTTAAAAGGAATTATTTTAGCAGACCGAACAGAAATTGATTCGGAAGTTGCTCAAGATTTTAATAAATCAGGATTGGTGCATTTTCTGGCGATTTCCGGAACTCATATTGTTGTGATTTTCGGATTATTCTACTTTTTATGTATGTATTTTCTTCCTTTAAAATGGAGGAAATACGTAATTATTTTAAGTTTGATATTTATCTGGTTATTTGCCGCTTTCATCGGATTTGGAAATTCCGTTTTGCGTTCCTGTATTATGTTGACTGTGTATTTTATTTATGTTTTACTTCAAAGAAAACCGGATTTATTGCATTCTTTGGCGTTGTCAGCTTTTATTATTTTGATCTTAGATACCCAACAGATTTTTGATGTGGGATTTCAATTGAGTTTTACGGCTGTTCTTGGAATTTTTTGGTTAAATCAACCGATTTTAAAATATTTCCCAAAACAGGATAATTACTTGAAAAAAATACTTTTCAATACGATTTCAATTTCTGTTTCAGCACAATTGGCAACGCTTCCGTTGGTATTGTATTATTTTCATCAGTTTTCATTCATTTCAATTCTAGCGAATTTTATTATTGTCCCTTTTTCTGAGGTTATTATTGTCTTTTCTTTTTTTATGACAGCTTTAATTGCTTTTAAAATTGATTTTGGTTTGATCAATATTGTATATGATTTTACCATTAAAATTTTGTTGAAAAGTATCCATTGGTTCGCTGATTTTGATTCATTATTTTTTGAAAATATCCCAATGAATTTGGTTGAGGTTTTTTCACTTTTTGTAATAGTTTATTTGCTGAGGTTTGCCATTTTAAAATTCAATTATAAAAATTCAGGAAGATTGATAATAGCAGTTTTTGCATTTTTAATGGTACGAATAAGTTGTAATACAATTGAATATCAAAAAGAAGAAATCCTGCTTCATGATTTTTATAAACATAAAGTATTTTCTGTGAAAAAGGGAAATGAAGTTTGTTTTTGGGTTGAAAATAATTCAAATGTTGATAAGATTACTAAATATATCATCAATCCATACAAATCTTCAAGGAGATTACGCGCTACTGAAGTAAAATTTTTCCCAACTTTAACACAAAAGGTGGTATACAAGGGTAAAGTTTACAATATAAATTAA
- a CDS encoding succinate dehydrogenase cytochrome b subunit, with amino-acid sequence MAGLTSSTIGRKYAMALSAMFLLIFLILHLTTNLLSVINRDAFNTASDFMGYNPFVQFLMQPVLGFAVLFHFILGFVLEVKNNKARPIKYAANNASVNSSWMSRNMIISGAVVLAFLGLHLYDFWLHEINYKYVEGLAPDAERFWPELHEKFADIWRVAIYVIAFVLLGLHLAHGFQSSFQSIGARHPKYTPVIKALGKWYSILIPAGFIFIAIFHFITQ; translated from the coding sequence ATGGCAGGTTTAACGAGTTCTACAATAGGTAGAAAATATGCTATGGCATTATCAGCTATGTTTTTGCTGATTTTTCTTATACTGCATTTAACGACAAACTTATTATCCGTTATCAATCGCGATGCTTTCAATACGGCATCAGATTTCATGGGGTATAATCCTTTTGTTCAGTTCCTCATGCAACCTGTTCTGGGTTTTGCAGTTCTTTTCCATTTTATTCTGGGATTTGTATTAGAGGTTAAGAATAACAAAGCGCGTCCTATAAAATACGCTGCAAACAACGCTTCTGTGAATTCTTCATGGATGTCTAGAAATATGATTATTTCTGGTGCTGTTGTTTTAGCATTTTTAGGATTGCACTTATATGATTTCTGGTTACATGAAATTAATTACAAGTATGTTGAAGGACTAGCTCCTGATGCAGAACGTTTTTGGCCGGAATTGCACGAAAAGTTTGCTGATATCTGGAGAGTGGCAATCTATGTAATTGCTTTTGTTTTATTGGGATTACACTTAGCTCACGGTTTTCAGTCTTCTTTCCAATCAATTGGTGCAAGACATCCGAAATACACTCCGGTAATTAAAGCTTTAGGAAAATGGTATTCAATCCTTATTCCTGCAGGATTTATTTTTATTGCGATTTTTCATTTTATAACTCAATAA